The following coding sequences are from one Plasmodium gaboni strain SY75 chromosome 10, whole genome shotgun sequence window:
- a CDS encoding hypothetical protein (conserved Plasmodium protein, unknown function), protein MAGSSSEISESLNGWMNNNSSIVSYVLINADGIPLKYNEDVSYEHAVKQASLFSDLLTKTKKCVKELLPQENEFISNLRIRTKKETEYILCNHGDYSLITHQNCKDMQHKKKKIKT, encoded by the exons atggCTGGATCATCAAGTGAAATTAGTGAATCCTTAAATGGTTGGATGAACAATAATTCTTCTATTGTCTCATATGTCTTGATAAATGCTGATg gAATACCTTTAAAATACAACGAAGATGTTTCATACGAACATGCTGTCAAACAGGCCTCCTTATTTTC agatttattaacaaaaacaaaaaagtGTGTTAAAGAATTACTCCCACAAgaa AATGAATTTATTAGCAATTTACGCATTCGAACCAAAAAAGAAAcagaatatattttatgtaatCACGGTGATTATTCTTTAATTACACATCAAAATTGCAAGGATATGCAAcataagaaaaaaaaaataaaaacttGA
- a CDS encoding putative rhoGAP GTPase (part of same gene as PGSY75_1007200A~gap found within coding sequence), with protein YDTLPRKYKKNLKNLYLVHSGFLSKTLLTIVTPFISPKFWKKVEYIEKLEDLFLKLNIKASKYLKYFPYIVQRNEEVMLGGQPISPFGADLEILCQRFGKKYLQFKHIPSILIDFLTHLTKPEIINTKDLFNLQADASTLYGIIGDIEYGEPTTDFNNIPSLVCSFKLFLNTQKHGLLGKDAFSRLHYLKSTSASDKIIKLNLSKLYQKLTQGIKQCVLCLLHFFKTISEHASENNMTILTLSKIFAPTFFRSKTPNAIFTECISLANKCMQMIIQNPDILMNPEKYNEQSSESISSYESGSENNLREDENKSDVSKSDDSKTDDSKSDDSKSDDSKSDGSKSDDSKTDDSKTDESKSDVSKTDESKSDENNSEECKDENNKINNQSDEDSNESYTSRESNSKTSSLEQSSEQTSEYSSSILSDKVIKKKISIKKSTSKKLSFDHSIKSEKSDDSKNSFLSDKTDEQDDSYEDSEKEEEEKKKENLKREPSNDD; from the exons gGTATGATACATTACCCAGGAAATACaaaaagaatttaaaaaatttatatttggTTCATAGTGGTTTTTTATCAAAAACTCTTTTGACCATTGTAACTCCATTTATATCACCTAAATTTTGGAAGAAGGTTgaatatatagaaaagttagaagatttatttttaaaattgaatataaaagcatcaaaatatttaaaatattttccatatattGTTCAAAGAAATGAAGAAGTTATGTTAGGTGGTCAACCTATATCTCCATTTGGAGCTGACTTAGAAATATTATGTCAAAGATTTggtaaaaaatatttacaatTTAAACATATACCATCAATTCTTATAGATTTCTTAACACATTTGACAAAACCAGAAATAATTAATACAAAagatttatttaatttacAAGCAGATGCTTCAACATTGTATGGTATTATTGGAGATATAGAATATGGAGAACCAACAACtgattttaataatatccCTTCTCTTGTTTGTTCATTCAAACTATTTCTAAATACACAAAAACATGGATTGTTAGGAAAAGATGCTTTTTCAAGAttacattatttaaaaagtaCTTCAGCATCagataaaattattaaattgaatttatcaaaattatatcaAAAATTAACTCAAGGAATTAAACAATGTGTTTTATGTcttttacatttttttaaaactaTTTCTGAACATGCTAgtgaaaataatatgacCATATTAACACTTAGTAAAATATTTGCCCCTACATTTTTTAGATCCAAAACTCCCAATGCTATATTTACAGAATGCATATCGCTAGCCAATAAATGCATGCAAATGATAATCCAAAACCCGGACATATTAATG AATCCGGAAAAGTACAACGAACAAAGTAGTGAAAGTATCAGCAGTTATGAAAGTGGTAGCgaaaataatttaagagaagatgaaaataaatcTGACGTGAGCAAATCTGATGATAGCAAAACTGATGATAGCAAATCTGATGATAGCAAATCTGATGATAGCAAATCGGATGGCAGCAAATCGGATGACAGCAAAACTGATGACAGCAAAACTGATGAGAGCAAATCGGATGTCAGCAAAACTGATGAGAGCAAAAgtgatgaaaataattctGAAGAATGTAAGGATgaaaataacaaaataaataaccAAAGTGATGAAGATTCAAACGAATCTTACACTAGTAGAGAAAGTAATAGCAAAACAAGTTCATTAGAACAATCTTCTGAACAAACGTCTGAATATTCTTCTTCTATTCTTTCAGAtaaagtaataaaaaagaaaataagcataaaaaaaagtacaTCAAAAAAGCTGTCTTTTGATCATTCAATTAAATCAGAAAAATCGGACGATTCCaaaaattcatttttaagTGACAAGACAGATGAACAGGATGATTCCTATGAAGATTCggaaaaagaagaagaagaaaaaaaaaaagaaaatttaaaaaggGAGCCCTCTAACGATGACTAA
- a CDS encoding putative rhoGAP GTPase (part of same gene as PGSY75_1007200B~gap found within coding sequence): MLDSDAEVPQEVLAEYEKLLKRSYTENFD; the protein is encoded by the coding sequence ATGCTGGACTCAGATGCTGAGGTTCCTCAAGAGGTGTTAGCtgaatatgaaaaattattaaaaagatCATATACTGAAAATTTTGACGa
- a CDS encoding putative RING zinc finger protein codes for MNPYRSSTSKHINYKSNLNMKRKKQVVEKKNILEKVHILPIKKNVHNFTDLYKKLNSLIDEERILYEGFIININEHDVKDKEEEKNNKINNCITNEECANYKNYNTLNVNNTNDDEKETDDYNTDIEEINTNNIHEKKEIIKENNIDNHNISNNEQQKHTFEYKNNFHNHTDYIIINCVPSIGILSHDTLIYTDGKYVDNLRKIHILIIKDKHYKKYEKKCHKYFGSLKKYLLKKSNQIFHEAFSFVSYSLDCFSYKLSTKDTVRKKDSDDQLTNVDSSHEISKSNSCSQVNECNNYDQLANFTNIDEVANIDSYKEVKKNKNENVTVDKILMNYLKPYFKKNQNKLYYSGKLFLINNFTFLILKIDSDVNVGFIDKNTEIILSVDTYEQYKNVHIVPMYDTLPTTYNYDLFMDYIKPYIERHYLNVYSIHDTFFYKGVQFKIMGIDPVNIKYGKGRISCNTFIYTEGCIKPTFFDVISKESFNYIRSLPFEYKPYAILNILQHLDSDSLLRLFPSSNINIRENNKKEEMLLEQLTKHKYIFNKNFKNNYTKNSIENIDSKNKENYQHINKKRELHTTTSTLRSNLINEQCAVCFEYFQDYDKCIKLTCLHTYHWKCVKNWFKFNLTCPCCRYKLNF; via the exons ATGAATCCTTATAGAAGTAGCACAAgtaaacatataaattacaAAAGCAACCtaaatatgaaaagaaaaaagcAGGTTGttgagaaaaaaaatattttggAGAAGGTACATATATTACctataaagaaaaatgttCATAATTTTACAGATCTTTACAAGAAACTCAATTCCTTAATAGATGAAGAAAGAATTTTATATGAAggttttattataaatataaacgAACATGATGTAAAAGATAaggaagaagaaaaaaataataaaataaataattgtATTACCAATGAAGAATGTGcaaattataaaaattataatacattaaatgttaataatacaaatgatgatgaaaaagaaacaGATGACTATAATACTGATATAGAAGAAattaatacaaataatatacatgaaaaaaaggaaataataaaagaaaacaatatagataatcataatatatcaaataatgAACAACAAAAACACACatttgaatataaaaataattttcataaCCATACtgattatattattatcaattGTGTCCCTTCTATAGGAATATTAAGTCATGATACTTTAATTTATACTGATGGAAAATATGTCGATaatttaagaaaaatacatatattaattataaaagataaacattataaaaaatatgaaaaaaaatgtcACAAATATTTTGGCTCCctaaaaaaatatttactTAAAAAAAGTAATCAAATTTTTCATGAAGCATTTTCCTTCGTATCATACTCTTTGGATTGTTTTTCTTACAAATTATCAACAAAGGATACTGTGAGAAAAAAAGATAGTGATGATCAATTAACTAATGTTGATAGTTCTCATGAGATATCCAAGAGTAATAGTTGTAGTCAGGTAAACGAAtgtaataattatgatcAGTTAGCCAATTTTACTAACATTGACGAGGTAGCCAATATTGACAGCTACAAGGaagtgaaaaaaaataaaaatgaaaatgttACAGTAGACAAAATTttaatgaattatttaaaaccatattttaagaaaaatcaaaataaattatacTATTCAGGGAAATTATTTCtcataaataattttacaTTCCTCATTTTGAAAATTGATTCTGATGTGAATGTTGGGTTTATTGATAAAAATACG gaaataatattaagTGTTGATACTTATGAACAATACAAAAATGTACACATTGTACCAATGTATGATACTCTTCCAACTACTTATAATTACGATTTGTTCATGGATTATATTAAACCATATATCGAAAGacattatttaaatgtatattcGATTCATgatacatttttttataaagGTGTGCAATTTAAAATCATGGGTATTGATCCagtaaatataaaatatggAAAAGGAAGAATTAGTTgtaatacatttatttatacagAAGGTTGTATAAAACCAACATTCTTTGATGTAATATCAAAAGAATCTTTTAATTATATCAGATCTTTACCATTTGAATATAAACCATATGCCATATTAAACATTTTACAACACCTAGATTCTGATTCCTTGTTACGATTATTTCCATCttcaaatataaatataagagaaaataataaaaaagaagaaatgCTTTTAGAACAGTTAAcaaaacataaatatatttttaataaaaactttaaaaataattatactAAAAATTCCATAGAAAATATTGatagtaaaaataaagaaaattatcaacatataaacaaaaaaagaGAATTACATACAACAACATCAACACTAAGGAgtaatttaataaatgaacaATGTGCTGTTTGTTTTGAATACTTCCAAGACTATGATAAATGTATTAAGCTAACTTGTTTACATACATACCATTGGAAATGTGTCAAAAACTGGTTTAAATTTAACTTAACATGTCCATGTTGTAGATATAAATTAAacttttaa
- a CDS encoding hypothetical protein (conserved Plasmodium protein, unknown function): MNFVKTHIYKQEYTEDGILEIEQDTRSSKEKDAEKILKELPEFKRDNQFLSLSEQLELKKITNNKENVSSYDNENNMYDIINGMDNPTEYDENYDMNNNYSFNKLQQREKEIAYEYNEAIKDCFKKKEQKDKNNFKNLPEENINIKEIKKKIIKQKNKKILNPNIKAIIKTKKKNENKKTDKINDVDNNESKHSNDKNKENVETKQTCLLYGYSDYSDN; this comes from the coding sequence ATGAATTTTGTTAAAACtcatatttataaacaAGAGTACACAGAGGATGGTATTTTAGAAATTGAACAGGACACCAGGAGTTCTAAAGAAAAGGATGcagaaaaaatattaaaagaattacCTGAGTTTAAAAGAGATAATCAATTCTTAAGTTTATCTGAACAACtagaattaaaaaagattacaaataataaagaaaatgttTCATCTtatgataatgaaaataatatgtatgatattataaatggTATGGATAATCCTACAGAATATGACGAAAATTatgatatgaataataattatagctttaataaattacaacaaagagaaaaagaaattgCTTATGAATATAATGAAGCTATAAAGGattgttttaaaaaaaaagaacagaaagacaaaaataattttaaaaatcttcctgaagaaaatataaatataaaagaaataaaaaaaaaaattattaaacaaaaaaataaaaaaatattaaatccaaatataaaagctattattaaaacaaaaaaaaagaacgAAAATAAGAAGACTGATAAAATTAATGAtgttgataataatgaatcAAAGCATtcaaatgataaaaataaagaaaatgtaGAAACCAAACAAActtgtttattatatggTTATTCTGATTATTCTGATAATTGA
- a CDS encoding hypothetical protein (conserved Plasmodium protein, unknown function) — protein MVLKDKKYNRKYLKKIKARSKDITEKEEKKSKEDSHYNYEENLPEYDSNNDYLIHDKELLSHILNSDSESSQENINVEHIKNTQKKNKERHIDFVISSLAFNIPLGLI, from the coding sequence atggtTTTGAAAgataagaaatataataggaaatatttaaaaaaaataaaagcAAGATCTAAGGATATAAcagaaaaagaagaaaaaaaaagtaaagAAGATTctcattataattatgaagAGAACTTACCAGAGTATGATAGTAATAATgattatttaattcatgataaagaattattatctCATATCTTAAATTCAGATTCTGAATCAAGtcaagaaaatataaatgtggaacatataaaaaatactcaaaaaaaaaataaagaacGTCATATAGATTTTGTTATATCATCATTGGCTTTTAATATACCATTGGGTTTGATCTGA
- a CDS encoding hypothetical protein (conserved Plasmodium protein, unknown function), whose protein sequence is MFLLCRINLAKKIKEKIPYGVKQSQNYKDAKKQERLALEANRKLKESRGMLLDGKKNLFMSLRQNSDINWYRAGQILKHLEIHQRAKPEITPSLREKITSIANFVKKGR, encoded by the coding sequence atgtttttattatgtcGAATAAACTTAGcgaaaaaaattaaagagAAAATACCTTACGGTGTTAAGCAAAGtcaaaattataaagatGCCAAAAAACAAGAAAGGTTAGCATTAGAAGCTAATAGAAAATTGAAAGAAAGTAGAGGTATGTTATTAgatggaaaaaaaaatttatttatgaGTTTAAGACAGAATAGTGATATAAACTGGTATAGAGCTGGacaaatattaaaacatCTAGAAATACATCAAAGGGCAAAGCCTGAAATAACACCAAGCCTTCGAGAAAAAATTACCAGTATAGCaaattttgtaaaaaaagGAAGATAA